The DNA sequence taaaaatatttatttttaaatttttaataactaaattttagaTTCATTTACTACTCAtactaataatattattcttacacTGATGTATTAATTAAATGACAAATTATTAATGAATGCTTATAACAAAATCATTTTACCTTATGGGATATAAATTAATTAgagaaaataaatctttttattttactcTGAGACTACTTGATAATTACTCATTCTTTAATCTGCTTAAAATATGTAAGCGGATATAgaaataacaatatatataacaTGCATTATTATAGAAATACCTCAAACCACTTGATATCCCACATCATTTGCAGAGCAGAGCCAGGTATCTGCCATGGCTTCTCATCACCGAGGGCATAAGCTGCCAAATGCAACATGGTGTTCTCATCATCATCTGCAGCCAGAACCAAGTTGTTCCAAACTTCTGGTTTTGATTTCATTCTCAGTGTCTCAACAACAAAGGGTTGCCTGTTCATCACTGCCACCAGCAAAACATTTTCCTTCTTTGTGTTAGTGTTGTGGATTGCACTTGGTATTTTCGATAGAATCTTGATAACCATTTCAACTATGCCGTTTTTCGCCGCCACTAGAAATGCTGTCTCTTTCGGGTCAATGGCATCCTTTGCCTCCTCATTTTGATTAGGAGTTGGCTTTCTGCTATCTGTTGTCGGCGATGGCAACGGCATTGATGTttggattttttcttctttttctttttcaagatttTCGAATCTACTGCTGCTTTCACCTGTGGCCActataaattaaatgaaaaacaaatattaTGGAAGCTAAGGAAGAAAGGGATTGGATTATGTACTTAGGGGTGTATATGGTCCGATTTCAGAAGGAAAAATTTTAGGGTATGATGGCCCGGATTTAAAGTGGTTCGAGACTGactcgaaaaaaaaaatgaaaccaaAAAGAAGAATGAAACTGGAACCGGATCATAATTGACCCGGCACGGTGAGAATTATAATTAACAATGAAGAATGAACTAGGGTACAAATTCATAGTTTCATACAGTCATTAGCCTCACGCAGTCATGCCTCATAAGTCCTCTTTCACGCACCCTGCCACTGTGTCGCAGTCAATCCTTTCTGTGCCTCTCACCAACCGTCGCACTCTTTCTCTCTCagctctctctctgtctctcactAGCCACCATAACAGCGCCCATCACCGCTCCCCAGCCTCGAAGTCACGACGGTGGTGCATTGCTTTTTATCTCTCGGTGACGATGTCCCTTGACGACGACAATGACTGCAAACGGCGACGGAACTTCTCTTACCATCAAGACTTGAACGACGATGACGACTGCTTCTATCGCtggtcttcttcttctcttctctggcCCTTGTCCAATCTcagataaataattaatgttttaaattttttattagagatTTTGATTATTGAAATTTATCATTAGGAATTTGATTATTGAAAtttcttattagaaattttgaataTTGTTCTAATTAAgtgtttaatatttttcttttttttagtatttaattattgTTCTAATGAGGTATTTATTGTTTTAATAAGAATTTTGATTATTATTCTGACTCTTAATTATTGAAACTTCTGATTAGAGACAATTTTGTTCTTTCTGTTTAAATGTTTCGTCTTAATTATTGCTTAATTTTTGATGTGTTGCTaattattgctgaatttgttcttAATGTTGTTTGTTTAGGATACAAATAATAGGAGGAAGACTGGAGGAGATAATTGtatttcttcaccaattattgaagagaataaaataataaaaattgaagcTGAAAATCTTGCTGCTCCTGCTCCTGTTCCTACTCCTGTTATTAATGCTTTCACAACTCCACAACTCCTGATTAATTGTTCTTGATGgcttttaagtgaattttatgaTGTGAATTGTAAAATAATGGTTGGAGATTTGGAGATTTTCACATGCTAAAGGTTCAATTTTTATCTGTTTTTTACTCAATTTAAAAGTGTGTAGGTTTTATCGGGTATAAAATCGAATTATGATCTAAAAAATAAGTTTAGTATATATTTTGGACCAAatttaaattagaacaaattCGATGTGACCTGACTCATGTACATATATCTAAAATACATTCTTCTCTTAAtactttgataaaaaaatatatataaattaaagaattaatttaaataaaaactcatATATAATCCTCTTCatataaataatagttaaaaataattagatgataatttaattaaatataaattatttaataatttttagctgtaaactttattaaaaaataactacaagtGAGTCTCTACCACAACGTATATGATTTGAGTATGTAGATATATACGTTATTAAATGAAATCGTTTCTTTAATTTGTCCGATACtaccttgattgaattgatgAAAAGCTTCAAAGACGCCTGTGTCAAACTCCCAACCACTAATAAGATCAGGTTGACCACCCCTTCCGGTGAATGCTTCATATGGCTTTTCCATCAGTTTGTCCAGCAGTTGACGACTCCACTGgtgcttcttctttatcttttttaCATCCTTCAAcgcttttcaaaattaatataccatccaaaaaatatataaatcagTAATGTTAATTAATCatagtaataaaataatttatataattaagaaTGGAAAGGCGTACATACCCACTCCCGAGAGGCCAAGAGTGTGCACATACATTGACCTGATGAATTGTTGAAGGGTAGAATAATTTGGTGGCAGAAATCCAACCTCATGTTTTTCTGAATTTTTCTTTTGTGGATTTTCTGCGTCatgcttttctttttccttttcttctttccagCTTCCTGTCCAACCGGAAACACGTTTTGCAATAATTTACTATTGCAAattaaaataaactttttttttatttttttaaagcccCTCTAATTTCCTTTTTTCTTAGAAAACTTTAAATTGTTTATCGTTGTTCATGCCATTAATAATTTAACTGATTCTATATTAAATATTTGCATGTCAAGCTAAATTACTAATGAGTAATGCTAGGGAGACAAAAAAAACAGCttgaacttgccttatttagcattcattaattgtcgcaacaattaatgaatgctaaataagacaagttatggctgttttttactgattttctttggttaccaaatatttcGGATTACTAATATGATATATATCACATGCTGATATGCATGGTAAACTcaaccgattttttttttttttttggtttaaaattaAAGAcggtaatagaaaaaaaatagaggaacCGAAATCTATCATAGATAAAGACTAAGAAACTGAGTAAATTATAAACATGGTACCGAAAGCATTATTAAAATGTTTGAGAAATAGTTATGAAAGATGAAAATGACAaaacaaaaatctaaaaaataacattattttttacaaaataaaaaaatttattttttataagtagaaaatgatttatatatttgattaaattttagaaatatttggataattatttaaaaaatatataaaaaatttatgagaaaatttgatttttattttatttttttcaatatttgttttaaaattttcagctatttatttagaaataaaataaccaaataaaaaatcaatGGAGATAAAATTATCACATCTTAAGAGTGAAAAGTAtcatatttatatgcatgcaaAATACTGTTTAGAAATCCAATTTCTAGAGCCGTATTTTGAGAATATGTATCTCATATTTGattaatttgttaaattaatactttttttttgtcatttttatcttttaaaattatttttatcaatatcaATGTTTGAACTTTTAGAGACATTTTTGGTAGTTTATTCAAAAACTTTTAAAAgttgaacaatttttttaaatttaagtttagTAACAAATTAAGAAAGAGGAGAAAATTAAGCGGGATAATATGAGAATCCATACCCACAAGTAGAGATTTTAAGTTGAACAATGCTTGACATAGTGTTGCATAATTCTCAGGGAACTCCAACTTTTCAGATGGAggcttcttcatctttctcaAAATCTTATCCATTGTAGTTTCAACATCTAGTGGTTCGACAAGTATACCTTTGGAAGGagaggaaattaaattaaagaataataagttgaattcaatttttagatttattttaaattagatatGGGGGAACTTGTTTCTTGGAAAATTTAGTTACGATGATGTTTCTAAAAAAACTTACACAAAGAGTTAAATCACAATAATGAAGCTAAACATACATGTACTATATTCGAACTAGAGTAAAGTTTAATTCTCTTTATAGATTAAATTTTTGCAGTGGTCtcagatttattatttttattaatttaatctcTCTCATATTTTAATTGTACTATATTAGTTTCTAAAATTAAATTTCGGATACCATAATAAtctctaaattattttttgacattGACTCAACAAGAAAATACTAAATTATCACTGTATTCTCAAAATCTatgtaaaaaaaatccaaaattactATAGTGTTCAGAATTcaatctcaaatttttttttatagtagtaattaaaatttaagagacaaaattaataaaaatcgtGAATTCGAGAGACTattataaaaaggaaaagtatagtgATATATACATTTTAATTCAATAGTATAACTTACAGTGATAAAGAGTTAGCTTCCACAATGAAAGTTTGCTTGCGCTTCTGAATGCAGAGGGCCTGGTGGCAAGGGCTTTGAGAGGAGTGATTCCATTTTTGTTGGTGTGTGTGATGAGGAAATCATAACAATGCACTATTATCACTGCCAAATCTAGATTTACACATAAACCATTGGACATATTTATTGACCATTTCAAATATTAGTAAGTAGTCTTATTGACCGCTAAGTAACTGAGGCAAAAATAGcattactatatttttataaatatataaaaataaattgaaattaaagagtGCCCTATCATTCACACAGGTAGTACTTTtcagaataataataaatatactcGTATTATATTACCATATTTAATTTGAACTCAATTCGCACTTAATAAGGTGTTACACTATTATTAGATTAGTTGTGATCGatagaaactcaggtgcagtcaacttcacaTAAATTGATAATTCAGAGTTGTTAGacgaaaatttagttaaattattcaaattatttaacagttctcaactatcaatttcatGTGAAATTCACATGAAATTCACTGCAACTTGAATTTTTGTTACTAGATATGGAGAGAACAAATGGAATAAAAGGAAATAAGAATGAATATGTGGCTTACCAAAATATTCCCTACGAATAGCACAATGAAGAATACTATCACCATCTTGGCGTATAAGATCATTCAAAATAACAGAATGTTTTGTGGCATCATAAAGGTACGCAAAAGCATGTTTGTTCCAATTGAGAGCAGCAAGAAACAAAGGTGTCTcccctttcttgttcttcaaaCTTATCAAATACACCCTATTCTCCTCCCCTACGATGCACATGCACAGTTTCACGAACCCTCTAGAAGCCGCCACGTGTAACGGCGTGTCCCCATGCTGGTTCCTCACCTCAAGAGCCTTCTTCCTTCCTCCTTCTTCATCAACTTCATGCTTCGTGATTGCTTCCATCAGCTTCTTAACCACTTCCTCTTCGTTGAGTTCGATGGCCACGTGCAGCGCCGTCTCCCCGGAGTCGCTTATCGCCACGGTACGCGACTCCGGGTATGAGTTGTAGATCTCTACGACGGTTTCCCATTTGCCTTCTACTGTGCTCTCGGCTAGCTTCTCATTCGCTTCTTGTGGCGACATCTTGTTGGATGATATGTCGCCATAACCGCCTCCTGATGATGACATGTTTCTCTCAAGACTTCGGAATGTTTGATGTATGTGTGATGGGGATATATGTTGTCTTAATCATCAGTTGCATGTATTTTTATACCCAGAGATCCAAGATTTGATATCTATATCTATTAACTCTAAAAATGAGTTTAATATTGATCGATTTAGTGGGGGTTAGAATCTTATTAGGTCGAGAAATAATTAATAAGGGTTATTTAAGACTTTACATATTAATTATCCACACCTTTAATTTTTACTGGTTAATAGCTTAGCTTCATCATGAAGTTCCATTGTGAATATCACTTTATCCGAATGACAAGGAAGAATAAAAAgggatgtgaaaaagaaaaatgatataCGTTGAAGGCTGTTCATTCTTTGGGTTGGATTAATTTGAAATTGAAGTGAATAATAAAACGCTACCTTGCTTGTTTCAATTCACTGCCGTATATTCCCGCTATAATGTATATATCCTTCGTTATCTTCTTGCTTTTCTGGAACTCTTAATCACTTAATTGAAGCTATCATtagctttttcttccttttttttttcactgaatGTAAGTGTACTACAcacaaaaagaacaaaaaatatttttttttattttaaaatattaaaaatc is a window from the Arachis hypogaea cultivar Tifrunner chromosome 17, arahy.Tifrunner.gnm2.J5K5, whole genome shotgun sequence genome containing:
- the LOC112767293 gene encoding uncharacterized protein isoform X2 produces the protein MSSSGGGYGDISSNKMSPQEANEKLAESTVEGKWETVVEIYNSYPESRTVAISDSGETALHVAIELNEEEVVKKLMEAITKHEVDEEGGRKKALEVRNQHGDTPLHVAASRGFVKLCMCIVGEENRVYLISLKNKKGETPLFLAALNWNKHAFAYLYDATKHSVILNDLIRQDGDSILHCAIRREYFDLAVIIVHCYDFLITHTNKNGITPLKALATRPSAFRSASKLSLWKLTLYHCILVEPLDVETTMDKILRKMKKPPSEKLEFPENYATLCQALFNLKSLLVGSWKEEKEKEKHDAENPQKKNSEKHEVGFLPPNYSTLQQFIRSMYVHTLGLSGVALKDVKKIKKKHQWSRQLLDKLMEKPYEAFTGRGGQPDLISGWEFDTGVFEAFHQFNQGESSSRFENLEKEKEEKIQTSMPLPSPTTDSRKPTPNQNEEAKDAIDPKETAFLVAAKNGIVEMVIKILSKIPSAIHNTNTKKENVLLVAVMNRQPFVVETLRMKSKPEVWNNLVLAADDDENTMLHLAAYALGDEKPWQIPGSALQMMWDIKWFEYIKSIVPQHFNYRTNKNSKTAGEIFKTEHKDLVKEGSEWLRETSESCSVVAGLVAGVSFATASAVPGGTSDEGKPLLERQPAFEAFAVSSLIGLCFSVTGLIMFLAILTSRKEARDFRRGLPTKLLLGLSSLFVSIIAMFVSFCCGHFFIINHKYKTFLFPFYAATSIPVAFYALAQFPLYFDLLSAILSKVPHTSDKIESF
- the LOC112767293 gene encoding uncharacterized protein isoform X1, producing the protein MSSSGGGYGDISSNKMSPQEANEKLAESTVEGKWETVVEIYNSYPESRTVAISDSGETALHVAIELNEEEVVKKLMEAITKHEVDEEGGRKKALEVRNQHGDTPLHVAASRGFVKLCMCIVGEENRVYLISLKNKKGETPLFLAALNWNKHAFAYLYDATKHSVILNDLIRQDGDSILHCAIRREYFDLAVIIVHCYDFLITHTNKNGITPLKALATRPSAFRSASKLSLWKLTLYHCILVEPLDVETTMDKILRKMKKPPSEKLEFPENYATLCQALFNLKSLLVGSWKEEKEKEKHDAENPQKKNSEKHEVGFLPPNYSTLQQFIRSMYVHTLGLSGVALKDVKKIKKKHQWSRQLLDKLMEKPYEAFTGRGGQPDLISGWEFDTGVFEAFHQFNQVATGESSSRFENLEKEKEEKIQTSMPLPSPTTDSRKPTPNQNEEAKDAIDPKETAFLVAAKNGIVEMVIKILSKIPSAIHNTNTKKENVLLVAVMNRQPFVVETLRMKSKPEVWNNLVLAADDDENTMLHLAAYALGDEKPWQIPGSALQMMWDIKWFEYIKSIVPQHFNYRTNKNSKTAGEIFKTEHKDLVKEGSEWLRETSESCSVVAGLVAGVSFATASAVPGGTSDEGKPLLERQPAFEAFAVSSLIGLCFSVTGLIMFLAILTSRKEARDFRRGLPTKLLLGLSSLFVSIIAMFVSFCCGHFFIINHKYKTFLFPFYAATSIPVAFYALAQFPLYFDLLSAILSKVPHTSDKIESF